The stretch of DNA GTGTATTTAGGAATGAAAGGAATGTTTGGAGGGAAAAAACGTACAATTCGAAATATCCCTGAGGAAAATTTAGATAATGTAGTTAGCGCAATTAGAGATAAGGTAAATAAATGATGTTTGTTGAGTACTGAACTCGGTCTTTGACCGAGTTTTTTTATGCAGGTTTGGCAATAAGAAGTAGACTTTCTTCGTGAAATTCTTGGTTAATATTTCACTATTTTAATATAGTTCTTTTGGATTATTCTGTTATGATGAAAGGGCAAATCTTTTAACAAATTTTTGAATTCGAGGGAGTTATGTTATTTATGATATCAACTGAAGATTATTACAGACTTATAGTAAACACGGTTCCTCAGTGGTATATTGCTATGGGACAAGCGCCACATGATTTTAATGTGAATTTTTGCGGGGATTCTTATTGGATTTCTTCTAATAGAAATCCAACTCCCCAATTGCATAGATGGAAAGATAAATGCCTAAGCATAGCAGCAGAATTGTTAAGTAAACCTACTACTGGATCTAAAATTATTGATAAAGATTTAATACAATCAAGATTTGTTAAAGAGTGGTTGCTTGAAAAGGGCTATAAAGGAGATTGGGAAGAAATTTTTGATTATAGTAGATCCTTGGAATCCAGAACATATGAGAATGCCTCTATTGGATTTACATATATTTATGATTCGAACCGAAACGGTACATTGAGTCTGTTTGAGGATAACAATCAAAAAATAATAGATGTATTAGCTGAAACTCAATATACCTATTTTAGAGTAGGTAATGGATGGACTTTTATTGATTACGACTATGTGAAATGGAATGAGATAGTAATAAAAGAAGATTACAAACTTATACCGGAATTTTTATATCCTTACCAATCAATACTCGAAGAAGGAGAGTGTGGAATTACTAAGACAAAACGTGGAGATTTAATAATTTATAACAAAAATGGACTTTTAGCCTCAAGTCGCAAAGGTGAATGGAAAATTTATGATTCTCCATCATTAAAAAATTCACTAGTTGACTATGTAGGAGTAAGTAATTATAGAGTTGGATGTAATCTTTTTGAAATATTATTTGATTTGAGTTATAGAAGGCATGGAGCGTTAATTATCATTGATAATCAAGGGACATATAAAGAAATAATAAGCAATCATTCCAGCTTAATTGAAAATGGCTCAACTTTACATCAAGTGTTATCTGAAAGACTTGAAAAAATAGATTTATCTTCTGCTCGATCTGATGTTGTGTCAAAACAACTAATTTTAGAACTCGCATCCGTGGATGGAGCTCTAGTTTTGAATGAAACAGGGAAAGTTTTAGCATTCGGAGCAATAGTTAACTCGCATGAACATGCTGATGGAGAAACTGGTGCAAGGAGTACTGCTGCTCTTTCCGCACATTTATACGGTTCAAAAGTGTTGAAAGTAAGCTCAGATGGTGAGATTACTTTATATTATCTTAACCAACAAGGTAGCCAAGATCCAGAACTTATCAAATTAAGGTTTTTATAATTGATAGTGAGCTAAGGCTCATTGAGGTTTTTACTTCATAGTGACACCCAATGTTTTTCGGAATTTCATAAAGCTAACCATAATCCATCGGAAAAAACGTTGTAATATAATAATCTTCTTTTATAATAGGAAGAGAAGATAATAACGGTCATGGTTCGGAAAAGGTTCTAATCCCACGTGTCGCACCTGCAATGGTGAAGATATAGTCCAGACTACAAACAATGTTCATTGGTAGCGAAAGCTATAGTGGTAAGCTAAGGCGTCGGTCGGGGGTTCGAATCCCTCCTGGGACGTAGATAGGACTAATTAGATTTAGTTTAGTAACAAGAGAAAAACACTTCAACCCTTGATATATAAGGATTTGAAGTGTTTTTCTTTTTGTTGTCAATACCAATGAAGTACATAGAAAACGATTGGTTTTGAAATTTTTTTACACATTTTTTACACATTGACGAGTCTTTTTCTCATACTGACAAAAGTCTGAACTGTTGTCATTGTATCTTCTTCTCTTAATTCCTTATAAATCGAAATACGACGGTAGAGGAGAACGCTCGCATGAGTATGCCGTAACCCATGCAAGCTAATAGGATCAATTTTCAATTCTTTCAACGTGTTCTTGAGCAGCTTATTAACGAGTTCATTTGTCAGTACACATCTTTTGGATTGTGAGATAAAAAATACAAGGTAAAGATAAATTGTTTCAGTCGATTGGAAAAGTTTATTGAAAACAGTCATCGTCTCAGAATCCATATCCAGAACTCGTATCGATTGTTCATTTTTAGTTTTTCCGAATCCGGTTCCGTTTTTATAGTCCCATGACTTATTTATGTTGATTGTATTGTTCACAAAATCGAAATCCTTTCGTGTAAGCCCCACAAGCTCCCCAAACCGCATTCCTGATGTCAGAGCTTAAAAGTAAGTAATACCCTAAACTACGCTCCAAACGCAAA from Paenisporosarcina sp. FSL H8-0542 encodes:
- a CDS encoding DNA integrity scanning protein DisA nucleotide-binding domain protein, which encodes MISTEDYYRLIVNTVPQWYIAMGQAPHDFNVNFCGDSYWISSNRNPTPQLHRWKDKCLSIAAELLSKPTTGSKIIDKDLIQSRFVKEWLLEKGYKGDWEEIFDYSRSLESRTYENASIGFTYIYDSNRNGTLSLFEDNNQKIIDVLAETQYTYFRVGNGWTFIDYDYVKWNEIVIKEDYKLIPEFLYPYQSILEEGECGITKTKRGDLIIYNKNGLLASSRKGEWKIYDSPSLKNSLVDYVGVSNYRVGCNLFEILFDLSYRRHGALIIIDNQGTYKEIISNHSSLIENGSTLHQVLSERLEKIDLSSARSDVVSKQLILELASVDGALVLNETGKVLAFGAIVNSHEHADGETGARSTAALSAHLYGSKVLKVSSDGEITLYYLNQQGSQDPELIKLRFL